In one Alphaproteobacteria bacterium genomic region, the following are encoded:
- a CDS encoding S41 family peptidase: MTSMFDTVYAEVSSVHIEPLDLRKFTIGGLDGLRGTGSGYRLDVDDSDFRIEVSGDLAAAGVAPDDEAEIEAWSEFARQMVMTVHMSGMLPEKVDEEVLYDRFFDSAMRTLDRYSRYANPKDAADLRAERDGFGGIGIDLEEHPDGARIDRVERDKPAAAAGLLVGDRIIAIGAQKIDGMPLRAIERLMRGPVDSPIALTVVRDGLPEPLTVTVGRTRIVPNTVFYSLSGSHAIIRISGFNQRTSKRISEAISQARAELGQNLTGLIIDLRGNLGGRLDQAIDSADLFLESGLITRADGRHPESHQVFKAEPGDIADGLPTVVLINGASASAAEILASALQDHGRAVVVGMSSFGKGTIQTIVDLPNSGELYVTWARYVAPSGYALHTMGVMPTVCTSGAADAVTTLEDALGAGPGSGMTLLERRRSVPTDDEDAIRDVLALCPWLPHASGDIDLSIAELLLDSPALFRRALALGRAPSDA, from the coding sequence ATGACGTCAATGTTCGACACGGTCTATGCGGAGGTCTCATCCGTCCATATCGAGCCTCTCGACCTTCGGAAGTTCACGATCGGGGGGCTGGACGGACTGCGCGGGACGGGATCGGGCTACCGCCTGGACGTCGATGATTCGGACTTCCGAATTGAGGTCAGTGGCGATCTGGCCGCGGCCGGCGTCGCGCCGGACGACGAAGCGGAGATCGAGGCCTGGAGTGAGTTTGCCCGTCAGATGGTCATGACTGTTCACATGTCGGGGATGCTGCCGGAGAAGGTCGACGAAGAAGTTCTGTATGATCGCTTCTTCGATTCGGCCATGCGGACGCTCGACCGGTATTCGCGTTATGCCAATCCAAAGGACGCGGCGGATCTGCGCGCCGAGCGGGATGGGTTCGGCGGCATCGGCATCGACCTTGAGGAGCACCCGGACGGTGCGCGGATCGATCGGGTGGAACGCGACAAGCCGGCCGCGGCCGCGGGGTTGCTGGTCGGGGACAGAATCATCGCCATCGGCGCGCAGAAGATCGACGGAATGCCGCTTCGCGCCATCGAAAGACTGATGCGCGGACCCGTCGATTCGCCGATCGCGCTGACAGTCGTCCGGGATGGATTGCCTGAGCCCCTGACCGTTACGGTGGGGCGCACCCGGATAGTCCCCAACACGGTCTTTTATTCGCTGAGCGGTAGTCATGCGATCATTCGCATTTCCGGCTTCAATCAGCGCACGTCCAAACGAATCTCGGAGGCGATCAGCCAGGCCCGTGCGGAACTGGGGCAGAATCTCACAGGCCTGATCATAGACCTGCGCGGCAATCTCGGCGGACGTCTGGACCAGGCGATCGATTCGGCGGACCTCTTCCTGGAATCCGGCCTGATCACCCGGGCGGACGGCCGTCACCCGGAAAGTCATCAGGTCTTCAAGGCCGAACCTGGCGATATTGCCGATGGTCTGCCGACGGTTGTCCTGATCAACGGCGCGTCGGCCAGCGCGGCCGAGATACTCGCCTCGGCCCTGCAGGATCACGGCCGTGCCGTGGTCGTCGGAATGAGCAGTTTCGGAAAGGGCACGATCCAGACCATCGTCGACCTGCCCAACAGCGGAGAACTGTATGTCACCTGGGCCCGGTATGTCGCGCCAAGCGGCTATGCCCTGCACACAATGGGCGTAATGCCGACCGTATGCACCAGCGGGGCCGCCGACGCGGTCACGACCCTGGAAGATGCCTTGGGCGCAGGCCCCGGTAGTGGAATGACTCTGCTGGAGCGTCGACGTTCGGTCCCCACCGATGACGAGGACGCCATACGCGACGTCCTGGCACTTTGCCCGTGGTTGCCCCATGCATCCGGCGATATCGACCTGTCGATCGCGGAACTCCTTCTGGACTCGCCTGCCCTGTTTCGTCGGGCGTTGGCTTTGGGAAGGGCGCCGAGCGATGCCTGA
- the rnr gene encoding ribonuclease R: protein MDDPDDISDSIRASLPDKAEIKSYIEKSERPLDKRDIARAFGLKGAQRAMLRDVLKEMAEEGLIDRGHKKKVAARGALPEVLVLSIDTIDADGELWARPATWDVDQDGEAPDIVIGGGTRNGPAPKVGDRVLARLRRRGDHQYEASIIRVLQPGLRKLLGVLEPAKGGAVLVPTDKKQQDKTWFIERDRLKGAEPGDLVLAEPLRGGPRGAHSARVSELIGRLDQPKAFSLIAIHAQGIPVEFPDEAIEEAEAAQPVTPEGRTDLRDLPLVTIDGEDARDFDDAVHAVPDTDPGNGGGHILHVAIADVAHYVRPEGPLDRAARERGNSVYFPDRVVPMLPEALSNDLCSLRPDVDRACMAIRMRISADGRLLERKIMRGIMRSAARLTYTQVQDAMEGRPVDGTVGTLLEPVIKPLYAAYEALQRGRAARGTLELDLPELQVVLGEDGKVERIAPRKRFDSHKLIEEFMITANVAAAELLEAKNARAIMYRVHAPPKLDRLEGLRESLQVLDIKLAADGALRPHHFTKILDRVAGTEKAQLVSDMVLRAQSQAVYAPENEGHFGLALQRYSHFTSPIRRYADLLVHRALISAYGLGKGGLPDAQAEQFEKYGELISNTERRAIAAERDATDRYLTAYMADRIGATFQGRVTGVKRFGLFVRLDETGADGLVPVGTLPWDRYWHDEVHQRLVGEQTGQAYQLAESVQVRLAEANTVTGGLIFEIVEGGHIVKDRKARMPGRGKGRPRKFSGPKGGPKGGSGGGRGTVRRKGRR from the coding sequence TTGGACGATCCCGACGACATTTCCGACAGCATCCGCGCTTCGCTTCCCGACAAGGCCGAGATCAAGTCCTATATCGAGAAGAGCGAGCGACCGCTGGACAAGAGGGATATTGCGCGCGCCTTCGGTTTGAAAGGCGCACAACGCGCCATGCTGCGCGATGTCCTGAAGGAAATGGCTGAGGAAGGGCTGATCGACCGGGGGCACAAGAAGAAGGTCGCCGCACGCGGAGCCCTGCCCGAGGTTCTTGTCCTTTCCATCGATACCATCGATGCCGACGGCGAGCTATGGGCCCGACCGGCAACATGGGATGTCGATCAGGATGGTGAGGCGCCTGACATTGTTATCGGCGGCGGGACCCGCAATGGCCCGGCCCCCAAGGTCGGCGACCGCGTGCTGGCACGGCTGCGCCGGCGGGGCGACCATCAGTATGAGGCCTCGATCATCCGCGTCCTGCAGCCGGGCCTGCGAAAGCTGCTGGGCGTTCTCGAACCCGCCAAGGGCGGCGCGGTGCTGGTTCCGACAGACAAGAAGCAGCAGGACAAGACGTGGTTTATCGAGCGGGATCGATTGAAGGGCGCGGAGCCCGGAGACCTTGTTCTGGCAGAACCGCTGCGCGGCGGGCCCCGCGGCGCCCATTCCGCCAGGGTGTCCGAACTCATCGGCCGCCTCGATCAACCCAAGGCGTTCAGTCTTATCGCCATTCACGCCCAGGGCATCCCCGTTGAGTTTCCGGATGAGGCCATCGAGGAGGCTGAAGCGGCTCAACCGGTGACGCCGGAGGGCCGGACCGATTTGCGCGACCTCCCCCTGGTCACGATCGATGGGGAGGATGCGCGGGATTTCGACGACGCAGTCCATGCGGTGCCGGACACGGACCCCGGCAATGGCGGTGGGCACATCCTGCATGTCGCGATTGCGGATGTGGCCCATTATGTCCGCCCGGAAGGCCCGCTGGACCGGGCCGCGCGCGAACGCGGAAACAGCGTGTACTTCCCGGACCGGGTGGTGCCGATGCTGCCGGAAGCACTCTCCAACGATCTGTGCTCGCTACGTCCCGACGTCGATCGGGCCTGCATGGCCATCCGGATGCGGATTTCAGCCGATGGCCGGCTGCTGGAACGGAAAATCATGCGCGGTATCATGCGATCCGCCGCCCGGCTGACCTATACCCAGGTGCAGGATGCGATGGAGGGCCGGCCGGTCGACGGAACCGTGGGCACCCTTCTGGAACCGGTCATCAAACCGCTCTATGCCGCCTATGAGGCCCTGCAGCGGGGACGCGCCGCTCGCGGGACGCTGGAACTCGACCTGCCGGAGCTTCAGGTCGTGCTCGGTGAGGATGGCAAGGTCGAACGCATCGCCCCGCGCAAGCGCTTCGACAGTCACAAGCTGATCGAAGAGTTCATGATTACCGCCAATGTCGCGGCGGCAGAACTCCTCGAGGCCAAGAATGCGCGGGCCATCATGTACAGGGTCCATGCGCCGCCGAAGCTCGACCGGCTGGAAGGCCTGCGTGAATCGCTGCAGGTGCTCGACATCAAGCTGGCCGCCGACGGCGCCCTGCGGCCGCATCACTTCACCAAGATACTGGACCGGGTCGCCGGCACGGAGAAGGCACAACTGGTCTCGGACATGGTCCTGCGGGCCCAGAGTCAGGCTGTCTACGCGCCGGAGAACGAGGGCCATTTCGGCCTCGCCCTGCAGCGTTATAGCCATTTCACGTCGCCGATCCGTCGATATGCCGATCTGCTCGTCCATCGCGCCCTGATTTCCGCCTATGGCCTGGGGAAAGGCGGTTTGCCGGACGCTCAGGCGGAGCAGTTCGAAAAGTACGGCGAACTGATTTCAAACACGGAACGACGAGCCATCGCGGCCGAACGAGACGCAACGGACCGTTATCTGACCGCCTATATGGCGGACCGGATCGGAGCAACCTTCCAGGGCCGGGTGACCGGCGTGAAGCGGTTTGGCTTGTTCGTGCGCCTGGACGAAACCGGCGCGGACGGCCTTGTTCCGGTCGGCACCCTGCCCTGGGACCGCTACTGGCACGACGAGGTTCATCAACGCCTCGTCGGTGAGCAAACCGGGCAGGCATACCAGCTGGCCGAATCCGTTCAGGTCCGCCTCGCGGAAGCGAACACCGTCACCGGCGGCCTGATCTTTGAAATCGTCGAGGGCGGCCACATCGTCAAGGATCGCAAGGCCCGCATGCCGGGGCGCGGCAAGGGACGGCCGAGAAAGTTCAGTGGCCCGAAAGGTGGTCCCAAGGGCGGTTCCGGCGGCGGCCGTGGCACGGTGCGCCGCAAGGGGCGCCGCTGA